In one window of Bos mutus isolate GX-2022 chromosome 13, NWIPB_WYAK_1.1, whole genome shotgun sequence DNA:
- the PPP1R3D gene encoding protein phosphatase 1 regulatory subunit 3D, giving the protein MSGGPGSAVLPATVGFRKPAPRSLSCLSDLDGGAAREPRPCRPPGSPGSAPPPPPAPSGCDPHLRPIILRRARSLPSSPERRQKGAGAPGAACRPGCSRQHRVRFADALGLELAQVKVFNAGEDPSVPLHVLSRLAINSDLCCSSQDLEFTLQCLVPDFPPPVEAPEFGERLGRQLVCLERVTCSDLGISGTVRVRNVAFEKQVAVRYTFSDWRSAHEVAARWRGPAGSGGSEDVFAFGFPVPPFLLELGSRVHFALCYRVAGAEHWDNNDGRDYSLTCRNHALHMPRGECEESWIHFI; this is encoded by the coding sequence ATGTCCGGAGGCCCGGGCTCGGCGGTCCTCCCCGCCACCGTTGGGTTCCGGAAGCCCGCCCCGCGGAGCCTCAGCTGCCTCTCTGACCTGGACGGCGGCGCGGCCCGGGAGCCGCGGCCCTGCCGGCCCCCGGGGAGTCCGGGCagcgcgccgccgccgccacctgcGCCGTCCGGCTGCGACCCCCACCTACGGCCCATCATCCTGCGGCGGGCGCGCTCGCTGCCCAGCTCGCCGGAGCGCCGCCAGAAGGGCGCGGGCGCTCCGGGCGCTGCGTGCCGACCCGGCTGCAGCCGGCAGCACCGCGTGCGCTTCGCTGACGCGCTGGGCCTGGAGCTGGCGCAGGTCAAGGTGTTTAATGCGGGCGAAGACCCGTCCGTGCCGCTGCACGTGCTGTCGCGACTCGCCATCAACTCGGACCTGTGCTGCAGCAGCCAGGACCTGGAGTTCACTCTTCAATGCCTGGTGCCCGACTTCCCGCCGCCCGTCGAGGCCCCGGAATTCGGCGAGCGCCTGGGGCGCCAGCTCGTGTGCCTGGAGCGCGTCACCTGCTCGGACCTGGGCATCAGCGGCACGGTGCGCGTGCGCAACGTGGCCTTCGAGAAGCAGGTGGCCGTGCGCTACACCTTCTCAGACTGGCGCAGCGCGCACGAAGTGGCGGCGCGGTGGCGCGGGCCGGCAGGCTCCGGGGGCTCCGAGGACGTCTTCGCCTTCGGCTTCCCGGTGCCGCCCTTCCTGCTGGAGCTCGGCTCCCGCGTGCACTTCGCGCTGTGCTACCGTGTTGCCGGAGCCGAGCACTGGGACAACAACGACGGCCGCGACTACAGTCTCACGTGCCGCAACCACGCACTGCACATGCCGCGCGGGGAGTGCGAGGAGAGCTGGATCCACTTTATCTGA